One region of Ornithorhynchus anatinus isolate Pmale09 chromosome X5, mOrnAna1.pri.v4, whole genome shotgun sequence genomic DNA includes:
- the LOC100085024 gene encoding class I histocompatibility antigen, Non-RT1.A alpha-1 chain-like, with product MAVVGSGKRVPLPWDVLLQLLLVPCLATGSELHSLKFFSFAVSEPSPGVPEFGLHVYLDDHFLAQYDSEKQKLKFQNKRIENRVGHGYIEKQILQISLWQDWFQSQMQDIMSHYHHSGGSHTFQNVIGCEIQKDNSSKGIFFFGYDGEDYISYDLDKETWTTKDSVAKITEQKWNATEAHRKSELLDKCVQTFQDLVKYKKYILDLKERPSGLVTQHTGPNREMILKCWVFSFSSPNIVLSWLKDGEEMEQDTKHSKARPSGDGTYQKWASVEIPPGEKEKYICRVKHGELSAQFNQAWELEPDSLTIWVIAFCLVAVLFFTLVWIWNCVL from the exons ATGGCGGTCGTGGGCTCTGGGAAGCGTGTCCCCCTGCCTTGGGATGTCCTCCTTCAGCTGCTTCTGGTCCCGTGTTTGGCGACGGGCTCAG AGTTACACTCACTGAAATTTTTCAGTTTTGCTGTCTCCGAGCCCAGTCCGGGGGTCCCTGAGTTTGGTTTGCATGTCTATCTGGATGACCACTTCTTAGCACAGTATGACAGTgaaaaacagaaattaaaattcCAGAATAAGAGGATagagaatcgagttggacatgggTATATTGAAAAGCAGATCTTGCAGATTAGCCTCTGGCAGGATTGGTTCCAAAGCCAAATGCAAGACATCATGAGCCACTACCATCACAGTGGAG GGTCTCACACTTTCCAGAATGTGATTGGCTGTGAGATCCAGAAAGACAACAGCTCCAAGGGAATTTTCTTCTTTGGATATGATGGCGAGGACTACATTTCCTACGACCTGGACAAAGAAACCTGGACTACGAAAGATTCTGTGGCCAAAATCACCGAGCAAAAATGGAATGCCACAGAGGCACACAGGAAATCTGAACTGCTTGATAAATGTGTCCAGACCTTCCAGGACTTGGTGAAGTACAAGAAATACATCCTGGACCTGAAAG aaCGACCGTCAGGGCTAGTGACCCAACACACAGGCCCCAACAGAGAGATGATCCTGAAGTGCTGGGTCTTCAGCTTCTCGTCCCCAAATATCGTGCTGAGTTGGTTGAAGGATGGGGAAGAGATGGAGCAGGACACCAAGCACTCGAAAGCACGGCCCAGTGGGGACGGCACCTACCAGAAGTGGGCATCCGTGGAGATTCCCCccggggaaaaggagaaatataTCTGCCGGGTGAAGCATGGGGAGCTGAGCGCCCAGTTCAACCAGGCCTGGG AGCTGGAACCTGATTCCTTGACCATCTGGGTCATTGCTTTTTGTCTCGTCGCTGTCCTGTTCTTCACCTTGGTTTGGATTTGGAACTGTGTCCTGTAG
- the LOC114807872 gene encoding T-cell-specific guanine nucleotide triphosphate-binding protein 2-like, with translation MAHPVAIRLIPFYKRLGKKRWGNLSEDDVTDIQGALKKGKLEEAASKIKEKMEAAERAPLNIAVVGETGSGKSTFINTLRGLGHEDEDSAPTDVVVTTLEPIPYRYPKFPNVTLWDLPGIGAPDFRPEAYLKKVKVNHYDFFVIVASERFKSSHLSLAQEIRRVGKKFYFVRAKVDNDLYNSRRSKPKNFSEELVLQRIREDCLSGLQKGGVSDPWVFLVSSLDVSLYDFPKLEDTLVSELPAHKCHALVLALPNVAEEAGETSRPTLQEKMGLRALKAAAWATLPLARLAGRSTEKPRGPSLEEDLPDLAEDELKNASLVGDMLDSVKVVVGSIPFVGGYGADAISYVQGYYMQWPFLDAVAQDTTDILRKTWRS, from the coding sequence ATGGCGCACCCGGTCGCCATCAGACTCATCCCATTCTATAAGAGGCTGGGGAAGAAGAGGTGGGGCAACCTCTCGGAGGATGACGTCACCGACATCCAAGGGGCCCTCAAGAAGGGGAAGCTGGAGGAGGCGGCTTCCAAGATCAAGGAGAAGATGGAGGCGGCCGAGAGGGCCCCCCTGAACATCGCCGTCGTCGGGGAGACCGGCTCCGGGAAGTCCACCTTCATCAACACCCTGCGCGGGCTAGGGCACGAGGACGAGGACTCCGCCCCCACCGACGTGGTGGTCACCACCCTGGAGCCCATCCCCTACCGGTACCCCAAATTTCCCAATGTCACCCTGTGGGACCTGCCGGGCATCGGGGCCCCCGACTTCCGCCCGGAGGCCTACCTGAAGAAGGTGAAGGTCAACCACTACGACTTCTTCGTCATCGTCGCCTCGGAGAGATTCAAGTCCAGCCACTTGAGCCTGGCCCAGGAGatcaggagggtggggaagaagttCTATTTCGTCCGGGCCAAGGTGGACAATGACCTGTACAACTCACGGCGGAGCAAGCCCAAGAACTTCAGCGAGGAGCTGGTCCTGCAGAGGATCCGAGAGGACTGCCTGAGCGGTCTCCAGAAGGGAGGGGTCAGCGACCCCTGGGTCTTTCTGGTGTCCAGTCTGGACGTGTCCCTCTACGACTTCCCCAAGCTGGAGGACACCCTAGTGTCGGAGCTGCCCGCTCACAAGTGCCACGCCCTGGTGCTGGCCCTGCCCAACGTGGCCGAAGAGGCGGGGGAGACCAGCCGGCCCACGTTGCAGGAGAAGATGGGGCTGAGGGCCCTGAAGGCGGCCGCCTGGGCCACCCTCCCTCTCGCCCGCCTGGCCGGCCGGTCCACGGAAAAACCGAGGGGCCCGTCCCTGGAGGAAGACTTGCCGGACTTGGCCGAAGACGAGCTGAAGAACGCCAGTCTCGTCGGCGACATGCTGGACAGCGTGAAAGTGGTGGTCGGCTCCATCCCGTTCGTCGGGGGCTACGGGGCCGACGCCATCTCCTACGTGCAGGGCTACTACATGCAGTGGCCCTTCCTGGACGCGGTGGCCCAAGACACCACCGACATCCTGAGGAAAACGTGGAGGAGCTGA
- the LOC100085049 gene encoding T-cell-specific guanine nucleotide triphosphate-binding protein 2-like, with the protein MAHSSSSPMATFSDISQFVQNSLHRFVPYYEEMLKNNQGILTQKDVTDIQKALEKWKLGEAASKIEEKLEAAEKASLNIAVMGEAGSGKFTFINAVRGLGDDEEGSAPTGVVETTMVPTPYQHPKFPNVTLWDLPGTETPNFQPEEYLKKVAFERYDFLIIIASEPFKSSSVDLAREIQRMEKKFYFVRTMTVEDPASAKEGKPGSSNEESLPQLIRDDCLESLKKGSVSHPRVFLISSFDMGLYDFGDLEDTLVRELPAHQRHTLRLALPSVTEEAIEKKKLTLQEKIGLEATKECLRAPFSGIFSPNNREELEKCLPHYRSLLGVDDASLAKLAEREGREVRDLKAALKSYDMETVLKNSDALPSLVNSVKEKIKTSLSCVSFFGNLLSTIAISRTQIYTLQWHALDTVAEDAKLLLKKTQSTG; encoded by the coding sequence ATGGCTCACTCAAGCTCTTCTCCGATGGCAACATTCAGCGACATTTCACAGTTCGTCCAGAACTCGCTCCACAGATTTGTTCCCTACTACGAGGAGATGTTGAAGAACAATCAGGGGATCCTGACCCAGAAAGATGTCACCGATATCCAGAAGGCACTGGAAAAGTGGAAACTGGGGGAGGCAGCTTCCAAGATCGAAGAGAAACTGGAGGCCGCTGAGAAGGCTTCTTTGAACATCGCCGTGATGGGAGAGGCCGGGTCAGGGAAATTCACGTTCATCAATGCcgtgagggggctgggggatgaCGAGGAGGGCTCAGCTCCCACTGGAGTGGTGGAGACCACCATGGTGCCGACCCCCTACCAGCACCCCAAGTTTCCTAACGTGACGCTGTGGGACCTGCCGGGCACCGAGACCCCCAACTTCCAGCCGGAAGAATATCTGAAAAAGGTGGCATTCGAACGCTACGACTTTTTGATCATCATCGCCTCCGAGCCGTTCAAATCCAGCTCCGTGGACCTGGCCAGAGAAATCCAGCGGATGGAAAAGAAGTTCTACTTTGTCCGAACCATGACCGTCGAAGACCCGGCTAGCGCCAAGGAGGGAAAACCCGGTTCCTCCAATGAAGAGTCACTGCCGCAGCTAATCCGGGATGACTGCCTGGAGAGCTTGAAGAAAGGGAGCGTGAGTCACCCTCGGGTCTTCCTGATCTCCAGCTTTGATATGGGTCTGTACGACTTCGGGGACCTGGAGGACACGCTGGTGAGGGAGCTTCCGGCTCACCAGCGTCACACCCTCAGACTGGCCCTGCCCAGTGTCACTGAAGAAGCCATTGAGAAGAAGAAGCTCACCCTACAGGAGAAGATTGGGCTGGAGGCCACAAAGGAATGTCTTCGGGCTCCTTTCTCAGGTATCTTTTCCCCTAATAACCGGGAAGAGCTGGAGAAATGTCTGCCCCATTACCGCAGCCTCCTCGGGGTGGATGACGCGTCCCTCGCCAAGTTGGccgagagagaaggcagggaggtgcgGGACCTCAAGGCCGCTCTCAAGTCCTACGATATGGAGACGGTTCTGAAGAATAGCGATGCCTTGCCCAGCCTGGTGAATAGCGTGAAGGAGAAGATCAAAACCTCCCTCAGCTGCGTCTCTTTCTTTGGCAATCTCCTGAGTACCATTGCCAtctctagaacccagatctataCTCTGCAGTGGCATGCCCTAGACACGGTGGCTGAAGATGCCAAACTTCTCCTTAAGAAAACACAGAGCACAGGCTGA